The following proteins come from a genomic window of Natrinema saccharevitans:
- a CDS encoding DUF7344 domain-containing protein, with translation MSVESIGETAIEETDERIDDASDGLTQDVAFTVLSCPRRRYSLHYLMREQREVSLRELSRELAAWENDVDVDAVTHKQRMRVYTALRQSHLPKMDENDIVEFDSSAGVIELTDDASELEVYLDVVPHDEIPWSTYYLGLGGLCAVAVTLSGVGLFPLSEVPGLGLAALVTLLFVGSAIAHRYHERANRLGSAGDPPA, from the coding sequence ATGAGCGTCGAATCGATCGGCGAGACCGCGATCGAGGAGACTGACGAAAGGATCGACGACGCGAGCGACGGACTGACTCAGGACGTGGCGTTCACCGTGCTGAGTTGTCCGCGACGGCGGTACAGCCTGCACTATCTCATGCGGGAACAGCGGGAAGTGTCTCTCCGCGAGCTATCGAGGGAGCTCGCGGCCTGGGAGAACGATGTCGACGTCGACGCCGTGACCCACAAGCAGCGAATGCGCGTCTATACGGCGCTTCGGCAGTCTCACCTGCCGAAGATGGACGAGAACGACATCGTCGAGTTCGACTCCTCGGCCGGCGTCATCGAACTGACTGACGACGCGTCCGAACTCGAGGTGTACTTGGACGTCGTTCCGCACGACGAGATTCCCTGGAGTACGTACTACCTCGGGCTCGGGGGTCTCTGTGCGGTCGCGGTGACGCTTTCGGGAGTTGGTCTCTTCCCGCTCTCGGAGGTCCCCGGGCTCGGACTCGCCGCCCTCGTCACGCTGTTGTTCGTGGGGTCGGCGATCGCGCATCGGTATCACGAACGAGCGAACCGACTCGGTTCGGCCGGGGACCCGCCGGCGTGA
- a CDS encoding TasA family protein, giving the protein MTDKKFDLSRRKVLGSIGLIGAGSAVAGAGTMAYFSDTEESTGNTVSAGTLDLKVNGNDIQDGASVNIGPLVPGDSESYSLNLGVEGDTGGDLYLKFDSGGALEDDLDLSWDVAGGNSGDVNLENTPTGWISTNRGIDPEDDPVSGTFTATLPESVGNEAQEEEVDIDVAMKIVQYGGSP; this is encoded by the coding sequence ATGACGGACAAGAAATTCGACCTCTCGCGGCGCAAGGTACTCGGAAGTATCGGCCTCATCGGCGCTGGCAGCGCGGTTGCAGGCGCAGGGACGATGGCGTATTTCAGCGACACTGAGGAAAGTACAGGCAACACCGTATCCGCTGGGACACTCGATCTGAAGGTCAATGGGAATGACATTCAGGATGGAGCTAGCGTGAATATCGGCCCTCTCGTCCCTGGTGATTCAGAATCTTACTCGCTCAATCTGGGGGTTGAAGGCGATACCGGCGGAGATCTGTACCTCAAGTTCGATTCTGGGGGGGCGCTTGAGGACGATCTCGATCTGTCCTGGGACGTAGCCGGTGGTAACTCAGGGGATGTCAACCTCGAGAATACACCGACCGGCTGGATCTCTACGAACCGAGGAATCGACCCAGAGGACGACCCTGTTAGTGGCACCTTCACTGCGACACTACCTGAGAGTGTCGGGAACGAAGCTCAGGAGGAAGAAGTCGACATCGATGTCGCGATGAAAATCGTCCAGTACGGCGGTTCCCCCTAA
- a CDS encoding signal peptidase I: MNDAIREALPERRSLVNVVGVLVLLAIVVPFLIVGVPQLAGASQSHVVLSDSMSPTFESGDVILVEDVDPASIESGDVITYADGSGERTTHRVVEVVERDGERQFRTQGDANDEPDGDLVSASAVEGRHTQTLPHIGHVVLFAGSRLGIALFVIVPGTLLAVSEVWNLYRAWIRAEGDDDTSDADGNGDSAGARAADHGAPEPTEDD; encoded by the coding sequence ATGAACGATGCCATACGCGAGGCCCTTCCGGAGCGGCGGTCTCTCGTCAACGTCGTCGGCGTCCTCGTGTTGCTCGCGATCGTCGTCCCGTTCCTGATCGTCGGCGTCCCGCAACTGGCGGGTGCCAGCCAGAGCCACGTCGTCCTCTCCGACAGCATGAGCCCGACGTTCGAGTCGGGCGACGTGATCCTCGTTGAGGACGTCGATCCCGCGTCGATCGAGTCGGGCGACGTGATCACGTACGCGGACGGCAGCGGCGAGCGGACTACTCACCGCGTGGTCGAGGTCGTCGAACGCGACGGCGAACGACAGTTCCGGACGCAGGGCGACGCGAACGACGAACCCGACGGTGATCTCGTGTCGGCCAGCGCCGTCGAGGGCCGGCACACGCAGACGCTGCCGCACATCGGTCACGTGGTTCTGTTCGCCGGCTCGAGGCTCGGGATCGCACTGTTCGTGATCGTCCCGGGTACGTTGCTGGCCGTCTCGGAAGTATGGAACCTGTACCGCGCATGGATAAGAGCTGAAGGCGACGATGATACCTCCGACGCGGACGGTAACGGCGATTCTGCGGGGGCTCGAGCGGCGGACCACGGCGCTCCGGAACCGACGGAAGACGATTGA
- a CDS encoding TasA family protein produces MFDDNSSTPLTRRRLLGVLTAIGVTGAASGAGTWAYFSDTEESTGNTIEAGTLDLKVSDDGDGFGDGVSGSWTISNAKPGDSVMTNVSLQNAGSLEADHVEIGFSVDETESDGSTGTNAADTMPSSADGMTEQFKVTVFTYNGTNVLEDLLDANGNGLVDVDDLVTGNDAPLDDLNPPPSANGGTETMTMQFRWAHDDEFDNSVSGTNNDYQGDEFDLTVTYALHQDTSQDL; encoded by the coding sequence ATGTTTGACGACAACAGTAGCACTCCACTGACCCGGCGTCGTCTGCTCGGTGTCCTAACAGCTATCGGCGTGACAGGAGCGGCATCAGGTGCCGGAACGTGGGCGTACTTCAGCGACACGGAGGAGAGTACCGGAAACACCATTGAAGCCGGTACGCTCGATCTGAAAGTCTCCGACGACGGCGACGGGTTCGGGGACGGCGTCTCCGGTTCGTGGACGATCTCGAACGCAAAGCCCGGTGACAGCGTGATGACCAACGTCTCGCTCCAGAACGCCGGCTCGCTGGAAGCGGACCACGTCGAGATCGGCTTCTCGGTCGACGAAACCGAGTCCGACGGGTCGACAGGGACCAATGCGGCGGACACCATGCCCTCGAGTGCCGATGGCATGACCGAGCAGTTCAAGGTCACCGTGTTCACGTACAACGGTACCAACGTCCTCGAGGACCTGTTGGACGCGAACGGCAACGGCCTCGTAGACGTCGATGATCTGGTGACTGGGAACGACGCACCGCTCGACGATCTCAATCCGCCGCCGAGCGCGAACGGCGGCACCGAGACGATGACGATGCAGTTCCGGTGGGCTCACGACGACGAGTTCGACAATTCGGTATCCGGTACCAACAACGACTATCAGGGCGACGAGTTCGACCTCACGGTCACCTACGCCCTGCATCAGGACACCAGCCAGGACCTGTAG
- a CDS encoding M20 family metallopeptidase, which yields MSGSEPAASGPDGDDEFDPIDFLETAVQHASHEDVGPMRDYLRETLAARGLEPRVDDAGNVLASRGSPAAEAETHVVLNTHIDTVSPHVPCERAPDAPEADGGAVIRGRGSCDAKGPLAALLSAFFAVEPTDDRVTLAVTPDEEVLSTGAYALVSGDESPTADADAVIVGEPTDLDVCTAAKGRFQGTIHLSGANAHAAEPETGTNAVAALEGVLEAVRTFGERADAPPAHPQLGAATLTPTVVEGGAATNQVPADAALTVDRRSVPPETAEEFHEALTARLRAAVPDDVGLEFRFTDRPTPFLEAWDTDPDAPVVRTLADAAGGEVRPFTAATEASYFAADAPTVVFGPGVLADDEGAVAHAPREYVRVESVRAAARALEATLAELVG from the coding sequence ATGAGCGGGAGCGAGCCGGCCGCGAGCGGCCCCGACGGCGACGACGAGTTCGATCCCATCGACTTCCTCGAGACGGCGGTGCAACATGCCTCCCACGAGGACGTCGGCCCGATGCGCGACTACCTCCGCGAGACGCTCGCGGCCCGCGGGCTCGAGCCCCGCGTCGACGACGCCGGGAACGTGCTCGCGAGTCGCGGTTCGCCCGCGGCCGAGGCCGAGACCCACGTCGTCTTGAACACCCACATCGACACGGTCTCGCCTCACGTCCCCTGCGAGCGCGCTCCGGATGCGCCCGAGGCCGACGGCGGCGCGGTGATCCGTGGACGGGGCTCCTGTGACGCCAAGGGACCGCTCGCGGCGCTGTTGTCGGCCTTTTTCGCAGTCGAGCCGACCGACGACCGCGTCACGCTCGCGGTCACGCCCGACGAAGAAGTCCTCTCGACGGGCGCGTACGCGCTCGTCTCCGGCGACGAGTCGCCGACCGCTGACGCCGATGCCGTGATCGTCGGCGAACCGACCGACCTCGACGTCTGCACGGCCGCCAAGGGCCGATTTCAGGGAACGATCCACCTCTCGGGAGCCAACGCCCACGCCGCCGAGCCCGAAACCGGAACCAACGCCGTCGCCGCCCTCGAGGGCGTCCTCGAGGCGGTCCGGACGTTCGGCGAGCGCGCGGACGCGCCGCCGGCCCACCCGCAACTCGGCGCGGCGACGCTGACCCCGACCGTCGTCGAGGGCGGCGCGGCCACGAATCAGGTGCCGGCCGACGCCGCACTGACCGTCGACCGCCGGAGCGTCCCGCCCGAGACCGCCGAGGAGTTCCACGAGGCGCTGACCGCGCGCCTCCGGGCCGCGGTCCCCGACGACGTCGGCCTCGAGTTTCGCTTCACCGACCGGCCGACGCCGTTCCTCGAGGCCTGGGACACCGATCCCGACGCGCCGGTCGTGCGGACGCTCGCGGACGCCGCCGGCGGCGAGGTTCGGCCGTTCACCGCGGCGACGGAAGCTTCCTACTTCGCCGCGGACGCCCCCACGGTCGTCTTCGGCCCCGGCGTCCTCGCCGACGACGAGGGCGCGGTCGCACACGCGCCCCGGGAGTACGTTCGGGTCGAGTCGGTTCGAGCAGCGGCGCGGGCGCTCGAGGCGACGCTGGCGGAACTGGTCGGATAA
- a CDS encoding EamA family transporter: MRRYLELSVLACLAYSLVAPLLSIAMTDLPSSLAVFLSNSVMFVTVGLVVRYRGHPVRPYLRHPRTPYILAMGVLLTIGLLTYYRALALGPVSIVVPIYGLFIVVSSLLGIVAFDEAVTPRKLAAIALSVVAIALMSV, translated from the coding sequence ATGCGCCGGTACCTCGAGCTGTCGGTCCTCGCCTGTCTGGCCTACAGTCTGGTCGCCCCGCTGCTCTCGATCGCGATGACCGACCTGCCGAGTTCCCTCGCCGTGTTCCTCTCGAACTCGGTGATGTTCGTCACGGTCGGCCTCGTCGTCCGCTATCGCGGACATCCCGTGCGGCCGTACCTGCGCCATCCCCGCACCCCCTACATCCTCGCGATGGGCGTGCTGCTGACGATCGGGCTGTTGACCTACTACCGGGCGCTCGCGCTCGGTCCGGTGAGCATCGTCGTCCCGATCTACGGCCTGTTCATCGTGGTCAGTTCCCTGCTCGGGATCGTCGCGTTCGACGAGGCCGTCACCCCGCGAAAGCTCGCCGCCATCGCCCTGAGCGTGGTCGCGATCGCACTGATGTCGGTCTGA
- a CDS encoding EamA family transporter has product MEYLLWVIVALLAYGLMAPLTSFVTAEVPPAVALFLSTTVFLCLTAVVLLVTGTGQLADVTTPSAGIVYVAGLFLSTGILAYYQALEQGPVSVVVPIYGLFIVGSSIVGIAALGEELTATRAAGIAVATAAIYLAAGGEQ; this is encoded by the coding sequence ATGGAGTATCTGCTCTGGGTGATCGTCGCCCTCCTCGCCTACGGGCTGATGGCACCGCTGACGAGTTTCGTGACGGCGGAGGTCCCGCCCGCGGTCGCGCTCTTTCTCTCGACGACGGTCTTCCTCTGTCTGACGGCGGTCGTCCTCCTGGTGACCGGGACGGGCCAACTGGCCGACGTGACGACGCCGTCGGCGGGGATCGTCTACGTCGCCGGCCTCTTCCTCTCGACGGGGATCCTCGCGTACTATCAGGCCCTAGAGCAGGGCCCGGTCAGCGTCGTCGTCCCGATCTACGGCCTCTTTATCGTCGGCAGTTCGATCGTCGGCATCGCCGCACTGGGCGAGGAGTTGACCGCCACGCGGGCGGCCGGGATCGCCGTCGCGACGGCTGCGATCTACCTCGCGGCCGGAGGTGAGCAGTGA